GAGCCGCGTCATCGTAAGTGGGCCTCCGGACCAAAGATGTGAGCGGCCGCGCACCAGAAGCGGCAGCAACATCAACCTGCGCAGAGCAAGCTAAGCACCTTCGAACAAGGTGAGTGTGTCGAAGCGAAGCGAGGGGGCGCTTTACTGTTTCGACTTCGCATGCAATGACTGCGGTGCAGTGTTGCTATCGCAATGTGCAAGAGGTAGTGGAGTGTGTGTATGGGTGGCCTCCTTTCATTCATCCCTGCCCATCCCTCCTCTTACACATGGCCACGACCACACTAATATCGTCAATCTTGCCACCTTCAATTGCCAGTCCCTCCTCCACGGCCTTTTCCATGAACGGACTCGCCGCAAATGGATCTTCCGCAATCTTCCTTGCATTGAGCACAATTTCTTGCGCGACATACTTCATCGCCTCAGCTCCATCATCATCGCTGTGCTTCTCTTTGTAGCTCTTCAATCCTGCTACGGCATAGTCCGCAATCTCCTCTTGCCACAGATTATCCGTGACACCGTCGCTCATGGCTAGGACCAGGTCGTCCTCAAACAGCTCTACGCGGTCTAAAACGCCGTTTTCTTCGGGTGTGTCAGGCGAATTCGTGCCAAGTTGGCGAGGGCAGTCAAAGTAGTGGTATTGCTCTTGGCTGGCGAAGATGACATCGCCTTCTCCTTCGGTGTCTTTCTTCGGTCTTACGACGAGTATCTTACAGTCGCCCAGCTGTGTTACGTATAGCATTGGATGTTGCCCTTCCGGTCCATCGATCCAGTGGAGAAGTGCTGCGCTCGCGGTTGTCGTCCCGTGCCACTCGTTCGGCTCACTCAGCGCCTCTTTGGCCCTCTCATAGGCTTCTGCGAGGTATCTGATCATATCTGGCTCGCCTTTGCCCTTTCCACCTTCTCCCTCTTCATGTACTTGTCCGTACAGATCTCGCTCAGCAGCCAAGGCCCAAAAATGCGCTATCAGCCTGCTCCAGAGCGGCGCATGTCCTCTTTCTCGCTGCGCCCACTGTCCCACCCCATCGTTGGCGCAGATGAGACTATCACTGACCAGGATCGCATCGTCGCCGTTGGTAACACCACGAATCATCTGTCCGTCTACCTTCGGTCGGCGATCGATCGATCGGTGGTGTGTCGACAGGGGATCGGAGAAGGAGCCGCTGGGCGGAGAGAAGAATGGAGGCGGGAAGGGTCGTGAGGGGCGTTTCGCCCATCCTGCGTAGCCTGCGGAGAAGTAGAAAGGTGAGGCGCTCTTCTTATCGCGGGCTTCGTCTGGGGCGGGTGTCGCGAGGCCGGCCTGAGGATCGCGGGACCGTTCACGCTTCTTGCTGCTACTGATGATGGTCGATGGCTCTGCTTCTTCATGTCTCGCTGTGAGGGTCCAGAAGGCTCGTGTGGTGGAAATGCATGGTGAGGCTGTCGCTAATGACACTGCTCGGGGAGCGGAGATGGTCAGCCGCAGTGTGAGCATGCCGGCGTGCCAGCGGTGAGCCTGCAGAGCTCGAGAGTGAGTGGCGGTAGCAGCATACCACTCTCCTCAGCAGCGGGATGTCTCGCAAGAGAACAATGTCCCGACGGTGTTGGGGTGGGTGTCGTGAAAGTCGGGGGGTTGATCCGAGCACGATATCAAAAAGTATATTTGGTAGTGACACGACCCGACTCGTGGTGGGCTGTCGTTCTTGTTGGCCACGAAAGCTACGCCAAAGGCACGCCAGAGTAGCATATCAGTCCCCACCATAGTTCTCGCAGGCTGCTTGCTCGCACACCCGGGACGCTCATGGCCCACTAACGGACTGGAAGATCTCGAAAGCTACATACGGCAGCACGACAAGCTACCTGATCTGCCTGGAGAAATACCAAGCGATATCGACCTTAGGGCCATCGATGCTCACTTCAGACTACGGCAGATATGCCCCAACCGCCGCATCTTCGCAACGAATGCAGGCTACCTGGGCGTGGGCCCAAGTCTCGACCTCAATGACGCTATCGTCGCAGTATTTCATCAGTGCAGACTGCCATACGTGCTCTATCCTTCTAAAGACGCGCCCGAAGGCACATATCGTATGATGGGACCCTGCTATGTTCGTGGTATAATGCAAGGCCAGTACGGGCAGAAATGTCGGCTCGAAGGCATAGCTGATCAGGAATTCGTCATCACCTGAACGACACAATGACAACGTCACCCAAGAGCGAAAACAGTGGCAAGAACTCTCAAAAGTGCCAATAGGGTATCATAGGTCTCGTTCACGCCAATATACAAAGCCTACACTTCATCATCCGCCGTGGCAACCTGTTCATAGCCACCACGATACTGCATACCTCCCTTCGGCACCTCATATAGGTTCGCGTAATCCACAGTTTGACCACCTATCAAACCCTTATTGCTCTCCTTCCTCCCAAAGACCGGTCCATCCAACCAGAAATCCTGGCAATTCCGCACGACACCTCGGGAGAACGGATTCGTCTTCCTTGCCGGTGACTTCGTTTTCTTGCCGTCCTTGCTACCCTTGTAGCCCTGGAACGCGATTGCCATGAATGTGTCGATGCCTAAGATCTTTGACCATCTCGTGAGGAACCCTTCTTTCTTTTGATGAGAGTGCTTGTGGCCGTGGCTGTGGTCGTGTGCATTGACGGGGTCGGGCCCAGCTCCGGCTTCTGTGATTTGGGCGCCATCGACACTCATAGTGCCGGCGGTGATGGCGGACATGAGGGGGTTGACTTGATCGGTGTGTCGCATAGACTCGAAGGTGGTGAGGTTCTTGGCGACTTGGAATAGGTGCACGAAGAGGAGCATGAAGGTCCATGTAAGCTGTAGGGCGGCCCATGCGTTCGTGATGATGGTGAGAGGGTCTTTCGAGAGTATGGCGCAGTACTCATCCTTGAGGACTGCGCAGTTGAGGTCTTCCGGTAATGGTGTCGGGAGTACTTCGAGATCTGAACATGCTGTCAGCATCACGAGAACATCATTAACTGGGGTGAGATGACTTACAGGCAATGGTAAGTCGTATCAGTAGTCCAATGCCGAGGATCATGAAGGTGACATATAACAAGAATTGCTTGTGGTTATTCACAGCAACACAGTTGTCAACCCAAGGACAGTGACTAGACTTGGTTAGTAGGTAGCTCCAATGGAAGACTGTGCGCAGCCACTCACTGGTCCTCCCTGGCGACGCATCTCCCACAACGCCTGCAATGCTTGCTTCGTAAAGGCTTGCGTATCATACAAGTTGTACAGAAGTGCGTCTCGTTAAACGCGTTATGTTCTACGAGGTCGTCGATCGTCTTCTTCATTTGACCTCGGCTGGCACCTTTGGGGATGAAGCCTGGGTCTCCGGTCATGGTCATGAAATAGAAGTAGGTACATAGGCCGTAACAAGTCGCAAAGAAGAGGTTGAGAAAGAAGTTGGACGATAATGTCGCTGGAATATTGTTAGCACATACGAAGGTACTAAAGAGCGTAAAGACTTACCGGGCAGTATGCGAAAGATATATCGCACGCCCACCCAGAAAAGTGTTCCAGCAAAGATTCCTGCCAAGAAGGGGGTCTTGTGCATGTGCTTCATGTCGCTTGGCGCCCAACGTAGAAGCTTATTCGCACCATACTGCAGGGCGTAGCCAACTATGAGCACCGCGGGTACTGATATCCAGACTATCATGTACGCCAACATATGGAGCTGGAGACCACCCAGCACGAAGGGCCACAAGAAGAAGAACCGATTGAAAAACCATCGCTTGTCCTGGATCATAGGCAGCGGAAAGTGGAGGGGCGTGCCATTCTCATCGTAGCCAGAATCCAGAAGCGCCTTGTGCCATTGTCGTTGACTCTTCATCTTCGACGCAGTCATGCTAGGAGTGTCGCCTTCGGTCTGCCCTTCAGTGGGTTTGCTAGGCGCAAAGCGGTCCGCTCCATGTTCGATCAGTTTCTGTATGCAAGGATAGCTACCCTTGACTAGCGCCCAATGTAGTGCTGTGAAGCCCATATCATCCACAGCATGCAGATCGGCGCCGAATCG
Above is a genomic segment from Fulvia fulva chromosome 3, complete sequence containing:
- a CDS encoding putative protein phosphatase 2C 80, producing the protein MLTLRLTISAPRAVSLATASPCISTTRAFWTLTARHEEAEPSTIISSSKKRERSRDPQAGLATPAPDEARDKKSASPFYFSAGYAGWAKRPSRPFPPPFFSPPSGSFSDPLSTHHRSIDRRPKVDGQMIRGVTNGDDAILVSDSLICANDGVGQWAQRERGHAPLWSRLIAHFWALAAERDLYGQVHEEGEGGKGKGEPDMIRYLAEAYERAKEALSEPNEWHGTTTASAALLHWIDGPEGQHPMLYVTQLGDCKILVVRPKKDTEGEGDVIFASQEQYHYFDCPRQLGTNSPDTPEENGVLDRVELFEDDLVLAMSDGVTDNLWQEEIADYAVAGLKSYKEKHSDDDGAEAMKYVAQEIVLNARKIAEDPFAASPFMEKAVEEGLAIEGGKIDDISVVVAMCKRRDGQG
- a CDS encoding Palmitoyltransferase akr1; the encoded protein is MPSRDVSPNRKDSGSAPNSPTKDGLDKVELSDLDSSPPPLPIESDLMQLARLGELRAIQKLFDSGRYNAKSTDDQGITALHWAAINGHHALCHFLLQSGADVNAKGGDAQATPVLWASKRFNLQVVSLLLQHGADPLIKDDQGYNLLHSATLDGNVYQLMLLLHQPDIPVDVTDAQGHTALMWAAYKGFPACIAILLRFGADLHAVDDMGFTALHWALVKGSYPCIQKLIEHGADRFAPSKPTEGQTEGDTPSMTASKMKSQRQWHKALLDSGYDENGTPLHFPLPMIQDKRWFFNRFFFLWPFVLGGLQLHMLAYMIVWISVPAVLIVGYALQYGANKLLRWAPSDMKHMHKTPFLAGIFAGTLFWVGVRYIFRILPATLSSNFFLNLFFATCYGLCTYFYFMTMTGDPGFIPKGASRGQMKKTIDDLVEHNAFNETHFCTTCMIRKPLRSKHCRRCGRCVAREDHHCPWVDNCVAVNNHKQFLLYVTFMILGIGLLIRLTIAYLEVLPTPLPEDLNCAVLKDEYCAILSKDPLTIITNAWAALQLTWTFMLLFVHLFQVAKNLTTFESMRHTDQVNPLMSAITAGTMSVDGAQITEAGAGPDPVNAHDHSHGHKHSHQKKEGFLTRWSKILGIDTFMAIAFQGYKGSKDGKKTKSPARKTNPFSRGVVRNCQDFWLDGPVFGRKESNKGLIGGQTVDYANLYEVPKGGMQYRGGYEQVATADDEV